A genome region from bacterium includes the following:
- the mtaB gene encoding tRNA (N(6)-L-threonylcarbamoyladenosine(37)-C(2))-methylthiotransferase MtaB translates to MKTVAFHTIGCKLNQYETNDLERQFAEAGWEVVPFGEPADVTVVNTCTVTGRSDHRCRAALRKARRASPAGTVVAAGCYAQAQPDAVGSMAEVDLVLGNRGKAAVFEHLGEEGRPRGARIAIAGPAAGPAPGAPAPFVPIRAFSGHTRAFVKIQDGCDARCAYCIVPQARGGNRSLPETDVIAQVEALIGAGYPEVVLTGVHLGTWGRDLRPQRTLAAVLARIVALPGLGRLRLSSIEPTEFTPELLELLASSPAICPHLHIPLQSGAAAVLRAMRRPYGPGEFAALAERLAATLPDPGIGADVIAGFPGERAEDFEETAALIRALPLTYLHVFPYSPRPGTPAAAMPDQVPPPERERRAALLRAIGRDKAEDFRRRHVGRTVRALVEGRAGRAHGLTGNYLKVEVRAGAADIGTFRDLRILRLDGGTLHGELLG, encoded by the coding sequence GTGAAGACCGTCGCGTTCCACACCATCGGCTGCAAGCTCAACCAGTACGAGACGAACGACCTGGAGCGCCAGTTCGCGGAAGCCGGCTGGGAGGTCGTCCCCTTCGGCGAGCCGGCCGACGTCACCGTCGTGAACACCTGCACCGTGACCGGCCGCTCCGACCACCGCTGCCGCGCGGCGCTGCGCAAGGCGCGGCGGGCGAGCCCGGCGGGGACGGTCGTCGCGGCCGGCTGCTACGCGCAGGCGCAGCCCGACGCGGTCGGCTCCATGGCGGAGGTCGACCTCGTGCTCGGCAACCGCGGGAAGGCGGCGGTCTTCGAACACCTGGGCGAGGAGGGCCGGCCGCGCGGGGCCCGCATCGCCATCGCCGGACCCGCCGCGGGGCCCGCGCCGGGGGCCCCCGCGCCCTTCGTGCCGATCCGCGCCTTCTCCGGGCACACGCGGGCGTTCGTGAAGATCCAGGACGGCTGCGACGCGCGCTGCGCCTACTGCATCGTGCCGCAGGCCCGCGGCGGCAACCGCAGCCTCCCCGAGACGGACGTCATCGCGCAGGTCGAGGCGCTCATCGGCGCCGGCTATCCCGAGGTGGTCCTCACGGGCGTGCACCTGGGAACGTGGGGGCGCGACCTGCGCCCGCAGCGCACGCTCGCCGCGGTGCTCGCCCGCATCGTGGCGCTGCCGGGCCTCGGACGGCTGCGTCTCTCGTCGATCGAGCCGACGGAGTTCACGCCGGAGTTGCTGGAGCTGCTGGCCTCCTCCCCCGCCATCTGCCCGCACCTGCACATCCCGCTCCAGAGCGGCGCCGCCGCCGTGCTCAGGGCGATGCGCCGGCCCTACGGTCCCGGCGAGTTCGCGGCGCTGGCGGAGCGCCTGGCGGCGACGCTGCCCGACCCGGGCATCGGCGCCGACGTCATCGCCGGCTTCCCGGGCGAGCGGGCGGAGGACTTCGAGGAAACGGCGGCGCTCATCCGCGCGCTGCCGCTGACCTACCTGCACGTCTTCCCGTACTCGCCGCGGCCCGGCACGCCGGCGGCGGCGATGCCGGACCAGGTGCCGCCCCCCGAGCGCGAGCGCCGCGCCGCCCTCCTGCGGGCGATCGGCCGCGACAAGGCCGAGGACTTCCGGCGGCGCCACGTCGGCCGCACCGTGCGGGCCCTCGTGGAGGGGCGCGCCGGGCGGGCGCACGGCCTCACCGGCAACTACCTCAAGGTCGAGGTCCGCGCCGGTGCGGCGGACATCGGCACGTTCCGCGACCTCAGAATCCTGCGCCTCGACGGGGGGACGCTCCATGGCGAACTGCTTGGATGA